The Streptomyces sp. Je 1-332 genome has a window encoding:
- a CDS encoding SpoIIE family protein phosphatase: MPVPIPRQRAIPAAEGGQAHALPTPTPAPVRAPEPIPAPLEALDPVPAPRDTDQQASGPGLSLLVIEDDPVGSLSVPQMLDSAGKPIRVRTARNLTEAERLLTDDVHCILLDLALAVPAATPEEEADELATLKHVLRLAPRHAVLALTASGDTEGGAEAVRVGAQDYLFRDELDGRLLSRAIRYAVERKRADAAQRQLTESRLRAQENARLERGLLPTPLLDGSPLRFAARYRPGRSRALLGGDFYDTVRTPDGSVHVMIGDVCGHGPDEAALGVELRIAWRTLTFAGLCGDELLSTLQKVLEHERADDEIFATLCTVDIAPDGRRAGLCLAGHPSPLIARDGHLAELLPYENNGPALGLLPNARWPRRQVELGGKWSLMLYTDGLIEGRIGQGNQRLGQDGMVEMLRRQIAAGLRGDELLEAAVNEVRELNGGDLTDDVAVLLLDRDR; encoded by the coding sequence ATGCCCGTACCCATACCGCGGCAGAGGGCGATCCCGGCCGCGGAAGGCGGTCAGGCTCACGCTCTGCCGACGCCGACGCCCGCTCCCGTGCGGGCGCCCGAACCCATACCCGCACCCCTGGAAGCCCTGGACCCCGTGCCGGCGCCCAGGGACACCGACCAGCAGGCGAGCGGCCCCGGCCTCAGCCTCCTGGTGATCGAGGACGACCCGGTGGGCTCCCTGAGCGTCCCCCAGATGCTCGACTCCGCCGGCAAGCCCATCAGGGTCCGCACCGCCCGCAACCTCACCGAGGCCGAGCGGCTGCTCACCGACGACGTGCACTGCATCCTGCTCGACCTGGCCCTCGCCGTCCCGGCCGCCACCCCCGAAGAGGAGGCGGACGAGCTCGCCACGCTCAAGCACGTCCTGCGCCTCGCGCCCCGGCACGCCGTCCTCGCGCTCACCGCGAGCGGCGACACCGAGGGCGGCGCGGAGGCCGTGCGGGTCGGCGCCCAGGACTATCTCTTCCGTGACGAGCTGGACGGGCGGCTCCTGAGCCGCGCCATCCGGTACGCCGTGGAGCGCAAGCGCGCGGACGCCGCCCAGCGCCAGCTGACGGAGTCGCGTCTGCGGGCCCAGGAGAACGCCCGTCTGGAGCGCGGTCTGCTGCCGACGCCGCTCCTGGACGGCTCACCGCTGCGGTTCGCCGCGCGCTACCGCCCGGGGCGCTCACGGGCGCTGCTCGGCGGCGACTTCTACGACACGGTGCGCACCCCCGACGGCTCCGTGCACGTCATGATCGGCGACGTCTGCGGCCACGGCCCCGACGAGGCGGCGCTCGGCGTCGAGCTGCGCATCGCCTGGCGGACGCTGACCTTCGCGGGCCTGTGCGGCGACGAGCTGCTCAGCACGCTGCAGAAGGTCTTGGAGCACGAGCGCGCCGACGACGAGATCTTCGCGACGCTCTGCACGGTCGACATCGCCCCCGACGGCCGCCGCGCCGGGCTCTGCCTCGCGGGCCACCCGTCACCGCTGATCGCGCGCGACGGCCACCTCGCCGAGCTCCTGCCGTACGAGAACAACGGCCCCGCGCTCGGACTCCTGCCGAACGCCCGCTGGCCGCGCCGCCAGGTGGAGCTCGGCGGCAAGTGGAGCCTGATGCTCTACACGGACGGCCTGATCGAGGGGCGCATCGGCCAGGGCAACCAGCGCCTCGGCCAGGACGGCATGGTGGAGATGCTGCGCCGCCAGATCGCCGCGGGCCTGCGGGGCGACGAGCTCCTGGAGGCCGCGGTGAACGAGGTGCGCGAGCTGAACGGCGGGGATCTGACCGACGACGTGGCCGTGCTGCTGCTCGACCGGGACCGCTGA
- a CDS encoding NlpC/P60 family protein, producing the protein MTGKRSSTVAGLALICAAAVLGAPGTAHASPAKPTPGKAKSLEDLRKEIEKLYHDAGVATDAYNAAEEKSEKQSKQIVKLARSITEGQQKLDKLKSRAGAAARAQYRSGGMSSEARLMLSDDPQEFLDGAGRMRQGHKATKGMMTEMERTQEDLRIYAKDATAQWKKLEANRKAKAESKKKIKKKIEAAEEMESKLEKKELERLRKLEEEAQLKKQSAWVSSGVLKDIKGKASGPGKKAIEFATAQIGKPYVWGAEGPSSYDCSGLTSKAWAAAGKGIPRTSQEQWKQLPRIDIKNMRPGDLIIYHADASHVGMYVGDGAIVHAPRPGRDVTVAGAGSMKILGVVRPDK; encoded by the coding sequence GTGACCGGCAAGCGGAGTTCGACTGTGGCCGGCCTGGCGCTGATCTGCGCGGCAGCGGTGCTCGGCGCACCGGGCACGGCCCACGCGAGTCCGGCGAAGCCAACGCCCGGCAAGGCCAAGTCCCTTGAGGACCTGCGCAAGGAGATCGAGAAGCTCTACCACGACGCGGGCGTCGCCACGGACGCGTACAACGCGGCGGAGGAGAAGAGCGAGAAGCAGTCCAAGCAGATCGTGAAGCTCGCCCGGTCCATCACCGAGGGCCAGCAGAAGCTGGACAAGCTCAAGTCCCGCGCGGGCGCCGCCGCCCGCGCCCAGTACCGCAGCGGCGGGATGTCCTCCGAGGCCCGGCTGATGCTGAGCGACGACCCCCAGGAGTTCCTCGACGGAGCCGGGCGGATGCGGCAGGGCCACAAGGCCACCAAGGGCATGATGACGGAGATGGAGCGGACGCAGGAAGACCTGCGGATCTACGCCAAGGACGCCACCGCCCAGTGGAAGAAGCTGGAAGCCAACCGCAAGGCGAAGGCCGAGTCGAAGAAGAAGATCAAGAAGAAGATCGAGGCCGCCGAGGAGATGGAGTCCAAGCTCGAGAAGAAGGAGCTCGAACGGCTCCGGAAGCTCGAGGAGGAGGCCCAGCTCAAGAAGCAGTCGGCGTGGGTGAGTTCAGGTGTCCTGAAGGACATCAAGGGCAAGGCGAGCGGCCCCGGCAAGAAGGCCATCGAGTTCGCCACCGCGCAGATCGGCAAGCCGTACGTCTGGGGCGCCGAGGGCCCGTCCTCGTACGACTGCTCCGGACTCACGTCCAAGGCATGGGCCGCCGCGGGCAAGGGCATCCCGCGCACGTCACAGGAGCAGTGGAAGCAACTGCCGCGCATCGACATCAAGAACATGCGCCCCGGCGACCTGATCATCTACCACGCGGACGCCAGCCACGTCGGGATGTACGTGGGTGACGGAGCGATCGTGCACGCGCCGCGGCCGGGGCGCGATGTCACCGTCGCGGGCGCGGGCTCGATGAAGATCCTCGGGGTCGTGCGGCCCGACAAGTAG
- a CDS encoding YbjN domain-containing protein, translating to MADEAGAAEIIEGTLTEADLEWESPEPGSYVVTLPGTRKLSTTLSVKLGKHALSLTAFVIRHPEENHDAVHRWLLERNLRLYGVSYAIDSLGDIYLTGKLPLSAVTPDELDRLLGSVLENADGSFNTLLELGFASAIRKEYAWRVSRGESTRNLDAFTHLTQPRRTDAG from the coding sequence ATGGCTGATGAGGCGGGCGCGGCGGAGATCATCGAGGGGACGCTGACGGAGGCGGACCTGGAGTGGGAGAGCCCGGAGCCGGGCTCGTACGTGGTGACGCTCCCCGGCACGCGCAAACTGTCGACGACCCTCTCCGTGAAGCTCGGCAAGCACGCGCTGTCGCTGACGGCGTTCGTGATCAGGCACCCCGAGGAGAACCACGACGCGGTGCACCGCTGGCTCCTCGAGCGCAACCTCCGCCTGTACGGCGTGAGTTACGCGATCGACTCCCTCGGCGACATCTACCTCACCGGAAAGCTCCCGCTCTCGGCGGTCACCCCGGACGAGCTCGACCGTCTGCTCGGCTCGGTCCTGGAGAACGCGGACGGCTCCTTCAACACGCTCCTGGAGCTGGGATTCGCGTCGGCGATCCGCAAGGAGTACGCGTGGCGGGTGTCGCGGGGCGAGTCCACGCGCAACCTGGACGCGTTCACTCACCTGACCCAGCCGCGCAGGACTGACGCGGGCTGA
- a CDS encoding phosphoglyceromutase, whose translation MADAPYKLILLRHGESEWNEKNLFTGWVDVNLTAKGEKEATRGGELLKDAGLLPDVVHTSLQKRAIRTAQLSLESADRLWIPVHRSWRLNERHYGALQGKDKAQTLAEFGEEQFMLWRRSYDTPPPALDRDAEYSQFEDPRYATLPPELRPQTECLKDVVVRMLPYWFDGIVPDLLTGRTVLVAAHGNSLRALVKHLDGISDEDIAGLNIPTGIPLSYELDAEFKPLKAGGTYLDPDAAKAAIEAVKNQGKKK comes from the coding sequence ATGGCCGACGCACCGTACAAGCTGATCCTCCTCCGCCACGGCGAGAGCGAGTGGAACGAGAAGAACCTGTTCACCGGCTGGGTGGACGTCAACCTCACCGCGAAGGGCGAGAAGGAGGCGACGCGGGGCGGCGAGCTGCTCAAGGACGCCGGGCTGCTCCCCGACGTGGTCCACACGTCCCTCCAGAAGCGCGCGATCCGCACCGCCCAGCTCTCCCTGGAGTCCGCCGACCGCCTCTGGATCCCGGTCCACCGCAGCTGGCGCCTGAACGAGCGGCACTACGGCGCGCTGCAGGGCAAGGACAAGGCGCAGACGCTCGCCGAGTTCGGCGAGGAGCAGTTCATGCTCTGGCGCCGCTCGTACGACACCCCGCCGCCGGCGCTCGACCGCGACGCGGAGTACTCGCAGTTCGAGGACCCGCGTTACGCGACGCTCCCGCCGGAGCTGCGCCCGCAGACGGAGTGCCTCAAGGACGTCGTGGTCCGGATGCTCCCGTACTGGTTCGACGGCATCGTCCCGGACCTCCTGACCGGCAGGACGGTCCTGGTAGCGGCCCACGGCAACTCGCTGCGCGCCCTGGTCAAGCACCTGGACGGCATCTCGGACGAGGACATCGCGGGCCTGAACATCCCGACGGGCATCCCGCTGTCGTACGAACTGGACGCCGAGTTCAAGCCGCTGAAGGCCGGAGGCACGTACCTCGACCCCGACGCGGCGAAGGCGGCCATCGAGGCGGTCAAGAACCAGGGCAAGAAGAAGTAA
- a CDS encoding ATP-binding protein has product MDVNAAVAAAAAIAGVCTGVIAMLAFRWSERDLKRPTRTSLHTDPVLPPGVDTVLSVLRSSAVVLDEADSVVKASSAAYALGLVRGGKLAVEPMLQMARDTRRDGEIRQVELDLPRRGTGRGDALAVSARVAPLGSRLVLLLVEDLTEARRIEAVRRDFVANVSHELKTPVGALSLLSEAVMDASDEPEAVERFAGRMQIEATRLTSLVQELIDLSRVQNDDPLEDAEPVRVDELVAEAIDRSRHQASHKQITMAAGGTADLQIWGNRGQLAAALGNLVENAVNYSPARTRVGIAARRVSAPGGDLIEVAVTDQGIGISDKDKERIFERFYRVDPARSRATGGTGLGLAIVKHVAASHGGEVTVWSSEGQGSTFTLRLPEAAAHRDRGSGHRGDGSEADTARPEETTSYEPIPAPEVLP; this is encoded by the coding sequence ATGGACGTGAACGCGGCGGTCGCCGCAGCGGCAGCGATCGCCGGGGTGTGCACCGGTGTCATCGCCATGCTGGCGTTCCGCTGGAGCGAGCGCGACCTGAAACGCCCCACCCGGACCTCCCTGCACACCGACCCCGTACTGCCACCGGGCGTCGACACCGTACTCTCCGTGCTCCGCTCGTCCGCCGTCGTCCTCGACGAGGCGGACAGCGTCGTCAAGGCGAGCTCGGCCGCGTACGCCCTCGGGCTCGTCCGCGGCGGCAAGCTCGCCGTGGAGCCCATGCTCCAGATGGCACGCGACACCCGCCGTGACGGCGAGATACGCCAGGTCGAGCTGGACCTGCCACGCCGCGGCACCGGCCGGGGCGACGCCCTCGCCGTCTCCGCACGCGTGGCCCCCCTCGGCTCCCGCCTGGTCCTGCTCCTCGTGGAGGACCTCACCGAGGCCCGCCGCATCGAGGCCGTACGACGCGACTTCGTCGCGAACGTGAGCCATGAGCTCAAGACCCCGGTGGGGGCACTCTCCCTGCTCTCCGAGGCCGTCATGGACGCCTCCGACGAGCCCGAGGCGGTCGAACGCTTCGCGGGCCGCATGCAGATCGAGGCGACCCGCCTGACCAGCCTCGTCCAGGAACTCATCGACCTCTCCCGGGTCCAGAACGACGACCCCTTGGAGGACGCCGAACCCGTCCGTGTCGATGAACTGGTGGCGGAGGCGATCGACCGCAGCCGTCACCAGGCCTCCCACAAGCAGATCACCATGGCCGCGGGCGGCACCGCCGACCTGCAGATATGGGGCAACCGGGGCCAGCTGGCCGCGGCACTCGGCAACCTCGTCGAGAACGCCGTGAACTACTCGCCCGCCCGCACCCGCGTGGGCATAGCGGCCCGCCGGGTCAGCGCACCCGGGGGAGACCTCATCGAGGTGGCCGTCACCGACCAGGGGATCGGCATCTCGGACAAGGACAAGGAGCGCATCTTCGAGCGCTTCTACCGAGTGGACCCGGCCCGCTCCCGGGCCACCGGCGGCACCGGCCTCGGCCTCGCCATCGTCAAACACGTGGCCGCCTCGCACGGCGGGGAGGTCACCGTGTGGAGCTCCGAGGGACAGGGCTCCACCTTCACGCTGCGGCTGCCCGAAGCAGCCGCGCACCGCGACCGCGGATCCGGTCACCGCGGAGACGGCAGCGAAGCCGACACCGCACGGCCCGAAGAGACCACTTCGTACGAACCCATTCCTGCCCCGGAGGTCCTTCCGTGA
- a CDS encoding MFS transporter produces the protein MPLAALRRAAKESVSGLPREFWWLWISTLVNRLGAFVATFMALYLTLDRGYSATYAGLVAALHGLGGVVSSLGAGVMTDRLGRRPTLLIAQASTALSVALLGFMKDPLAIAAVAFLVGMASNASRPAVQAMMADIVRPEDRVRAFSLNYWAINLGFAISSAGAGFIAEFSYLAGFLIEAVMTMVCAIVVFMKLPESRPVRTALEKESDPEVGLGTVLRDGRFMGVVGLSFLIALIFMQGSVGLPVAMGEAGFTPADYGVAIAVNGVLIVALQIPVTRFIEHRDPQRLLVISALLAGYGFGLTAFAGSIGVFALTVCVWTLAEIVNAPTQTGLVVRLSPTHGRGRYQGMYTLSWAVASLVAPLMSGFVIDRFGAQWLWATCAVIGTVAALGYWSLMRGLPAEGETVETVAVPAAPASGEAADLPARA, from the coding sequence ATGCCACTCGCCGCCCTGAGACGCGCCGCCAAGGAGTCCGTCTCCGGTCTTCCCCGCGAGTTCTGGTGGCTGTGGATCAGCACCCTCGTCAACCGCCTCGGCGCCTTCGTCGCCACCTTCATGGCGCTCTATCTGACCCTCGACCGCGGCTACTCCGCGACGTACGCCGGTCTAGTCGCCGCCCTGCACGGACTCGGCGGAGTCGTCTCCTCGCTCGGCGCGGGCGTGATGACCGACCGGCTCGGGCGGCGGCCCACCCTCCTCATCGCCCAGGCGTCCACCGCGCTCTCCGTGGCCCTCCTCGGCTTCATGAAGGACCCCCTGGCCATCGCGGCCGTCGCCTTCCTCGTCGGCATGGCGAGCAACGCGTCCCGGCCCGCCGTGCAGGCGATGATGGCCGACATCGTCCGCCCCGAGGACCGGGTGCGGGCCTTCTCGCTCAACTACTGGGCCATCAACCTCGGGTTCGCGATCTCGTCCGCGGGCGCGGGCTTCATCGCCGAGTTCAGCTACCTCGCCGGGTTCCTCATCGAAGCCGTGATGACCATGGTCTGCGCCATCGTCGTCTTCATGAAGCTGCCGGAGTCGCGGCCGGTGCGGACCGCCCTGGAGAAGGAGTCGGATCCGGAGGTCGGGCTGGGGACCGTCCTGCGTGACGGGCGCTTCATGGGTGTGGTCGGGCTCTCGTTCCTCATCGCGCTGATCTTCATGCAGGGCTCCGTGGGGCTGCCCGTCGCCATGGGAGAGGCCGGGTTCACACCCGCCGACTACGGAGTGGCCATCGCCGTCAACGGCGTACTGATCGTCGCCCTACAGATCCCCGTCACCCGGTTCATCGAACACCGCGACCCGCAGCGGCTCCTTGTCATCTCCGCGCTGCTCGCCGGCTACGGCTTCGGCCTCACCGCCTTCGCCGGGTCCATCGGCGTCTTCGCCCTGACCGTGTGCGTCTGGACCCTCGCCGAGATCGTCAACGCCCCCACTCAGACCGGCCTCGTCGTACGCCTCTCGCCGACCCACGGCAGGGGCCGCTACCAGGGCATGTACACCCTGTCGTGGGCCGTGGCCTCGCTCGTCGCCCCGCTGATGTCCGGCTTCGTCATCGACCGCTTCGGGGCCCAGTGGCTCTGGGCCACCTGCGCGGTCATCGGAACGGTCGCCGCCCTCGGCTACTGGTCGCTGATGCGGGGGCTGCCCGCCGAGGGGGAGACGGTGGAAACGGTCGCCGTGCCGGCGGCTCCCGCGTCCGGCGAGGCCGCCGATCTTCCCGCCCGCGCATAG
- the phoU gene encoding phosphate signaling complex protein PhoU — MRDAYHEELDSIGEGLVEMARLVGSAIGRATTAMLDADLKMAESVIAADQKVDDLQHELEARAIALLARQQPVATDLRIVVTSLRMSADLERSGDLAQHVGKLTRLRFPASAVPQDLHATILEMGQLAQRLMAKAAEVIITKDVDLALQLEQDDDEMDLLHRTLFQHLMDDRWKHGIETAVDVTLLGRYYERFADHAVSVAKRVVYLVTGEHADEMQQTGAPVEGA, encoded by the coding sequence ATGCGGGACGCGTACCACGAGGAACTTGACTCGATCGGCGAAGGCCTGGTCGAGATGGCCCGCCTTGTCGGGTCCGCGATCGGGCGCGCCACCACGGCCATGCTCGACGCCGACCTGAAGATGGCGGAGAGCGTGATCGCCGCCGACCAGAAGGTCGACGATCTGCAGCACGAGCTGGAGGCGCGCGCGATAGCCCTCCTCGCGCGGCAGCAGCCGGTCGCCACCGATCTGCGCATCGTCGTCACCTCGCTGCGGATGAGCGCCGACCTGGAGCGCTCGGGCGACCTTGCCCAGCACGTCGGCAAGCTGACCCGCCTGCGCTTCCCGGCGTCGGCCGTTCCGCAGGATCTGCACGCGACGATCCTGGAGATGGGTCAGCTGGCGCAGCGCCTCATGGCCAAGGCGGCCGAGGTCATCATCACGAAGGACGTCGACCTGGCCCTCCAGCTGGAGCAGGACGACGACGAGATGGACCTGCTGCACCGGACGCTCTTCCAGCACCTGATGGACGACCGCTGGAAGCACGGCATCGAAACGGCCGTGGACGTGACGCTCCTGGGCCGCTACTACGAGCGCTTCGCGGACCACGCGGTATCGGTGGCGAAGAGGGTCGTGTACTTGGTGACGGGCGAACACGCGGACGAGATGCAGCAGACGGGGGCGCCGGTGGAGGGGGCCTGA
- the mshA gene encoding D-inositol-3-phosphate glycosyltransferase, which translates to MSQYVTRLGRRSPAAPSRLRIPGTHRRPRRVAMLSVHTSPLHQPGTGDAGGMNVYIVELAKRLAAINIEVEIFTRSTTGALPPSVELAPGVLVRHVDAGPYEGLAKEELPAQLCAFTHGVMQAWAGHRPGHYDLVHSHYWLSGHVGWLAAERWGVPLVHAMHTMAKVKNAALAAGDTPEPAARVIGETQIVRAADRLIANTSEEADELVRHYEAEAGKVAVVHPGVNLDRFRPADGRAAARHRLGLPQDALVPLFAGRIQPLKAPDVLLRAVAVLLDQRPELRSNIVVPVVGGPSGSGLAKPEGLQKLAARLGIADVVRFQPPVGQEQLADWFRAASVLVMPSYSESFGLVAIEAQAAGTPVLAASVGGLPVAVRDGVTGFLMDGHEPAHYARVLRDFAETPHLADRMGEAAALHAESFGWDTAASATADVYTAAVHEHRRRVRSHHG; encoded by the coding sequence GTGAGCCAGTACGTGACCAGGCTCGGCCGTCGCTCGCCGGCAGCGCCCAGCAGGCTGCGGATCCCCGGCACCCACCGGCGCCCCCGCCGGGTGGCCATGCTCAGCGTGCACACCTCCCCGCTGCACCAGCCGGGCACGGGCGACGCGGGCGGCATGAACGTCTACATCGTGGAGCTGGCCAAGCGCCTGGCCGCCATCAACATCGAGGTCGAGATCTTCACGCGCTCGACGACGGGCGCGCTGCCGCCCTCCGTCGAACTGGCCCCCGGCGTCCTCGTGCGCCACGTCGACGCGGGTCCGTACGAAGGCCTGGCGAAGGAGGAGCTGCCCGCCCAGCTCTGTGCCTTCACGCACGGTGTGATGCAGGCGTGGGCGGGCCACCGTCCGGGCCACTACGACCTGGTCCACTCCCACTACTGGCTCAGCGGCCATGTCGGCTGGCTCGCCGCCGAACGCTGGGGCGTGCCGCTGGTGCACGCCATGCACACGATGGCCAAGGTCAAGAACGCGGCGCTCGCGGCGGGCGACACCCCCGAGCCGGCGGCGCGCGTGATCGGCGAGACGCAGATCGTGCGGGCGGCCGACCGGCTGATCGCCAACACCTCCGAAGAGGCCGACGAGCTCGTACGGCACTACGAGGCCGAGGCCGGCAAGGTCGCCGTCGTCCACCCCGGCGTGAACCTCGACCGCTTCCGGCCCGCCGACGGCCGCGCGGCGGCCCGCCACCGCCTCGGCCTTCCGCAGGACGCGCTCGTCCCGCTCTTCGCGGGCCGCATCCAGCCCCTGAAGGCGCCGGACGTCCTGCTCCGCGCGGTGGCCGTCCTCCTCGACCAGCGCCCCGAGCTCCGTTCGAACATCGTCGTCCCCGTGGTGGGCGGCCCGAGCGGCAGCGGTCTCGCGAAGCCGGAGGGGCTGCAGAAGCTGGCCGCGCGCCTCGGCATCGCGGACGTCGTCCGTTTCCAGCCGCCGGTGGGCCAGGAGCAGCTCGCGGACTGGTTCAGGGCGGCCTCGGTCCTGGTGATGCCGTCGTACAGCGAGTCGTTCGGGCTCGTGGCCATCGAGGCCCAGGCGGCGGGCACTCCGGTCCTCGCGGCGTCGGTGGGCGGTCTGCCGGTCGCCGTACGCGACGGGGTCACGGGCTTCCTGATGGACGGCCACGAACCGGCCCACTACGCGCGCGTGCTGCGCGACTTCGCCGAGACCCCGCACCTCGCGGACCGGATGGGTGAGGCCGCCGCGCTGCACGCGGAGTCCTTCGGCTGGGACACGGCCGCTTCGGCCACGGCGGACGTGTACACGGCGGCCGTGCACGAGCACAGGCGTCGCGTACGCTCGCATCATGGCTGA
- a CDS encoding glycosyl hydrolase family 28-related protein — protein MGRGMGMGMEHPSRRGVLGGAMVVAVVTASGGSTQAHAGAGETPLLWGEFKATPYTHPQVPYVARAGAHCGTRRLPRPKVVANVRDYGARPDGTQDAAPAINRALADAGARGGGAVVIPPGDYRIDDIIRIAHDNVVLRGAGSARTTLHATKSLTELIGPYGSRYGGDKSSWSWAGGLIWLCPQSRWESLTTAIRAKEWPFEGWTGNKRDAWQTLTTTAPARRGDRALRVTDPSRLHKGDLVLLRLADDADHTLLEHMAGGGDGPEAYTWDDKTKLTSYVPYEWPVRITSVNKSTVTLERPLPLDVREEWGPRLTTHVTALTGAGVEALTLEAVEKPQSPHLLDKGYNGVTFQCAYDCWADDIVVRHVDNGFGLVSASACTLRRTRVTGRGAHHPYFCREGSHDNLTEDFRIDRRTTPAPSDTQLHGINVEGLSSYNVWSRGEMEMGTFDSHRGMPFANVRTDITVENNGRHGGDTSAGPLFGARFTHWNIRVTNERAGLVKIDGLAPYSATVGINEVREFDQIDVPDFSGDLHARLELYGTTNAVRPRNLYEAQRDL, from the coding sequence ATGGGCAGGGGCATGGGCATGGGCATGGAACACCCCAGCAGACGTGGCGTACTCGGCGGCGCGATGGTCGTGGCGGTGGTCACCGCGAGCGGTGGGTCGACACAGGCACACGCGGGAGCAGGCGAAACCCCCCTTCTCTGGGGGGAGTTCAAGGCAACCCCGTACACGCACCCCCAGGTCCCCTACGTAGCCCGCGCAGGCGCCCACTGCGGCACCCGCCGCCTCCCTCGCCCCAAGGTGGTCGCGAACGTAAGGGACTACGGAGCGAGGCCGGACGGCACGCAGGACGCGGCCCCGGCGATCAACCGCGCCCTGGCGGACGCGGGAGCGAGGGGCGGCGGCGCGGTCGTCATCCCGCCCGGCGACTACCGCATCGACGACATCATCCGCATCGCCCACGACAACGTGGTGCTCCGCGGGGCGGGCAGTGCCCGCACCACCCTCCACGCGACGAAGAGCCTCACGGAACTGATCGGCCCGTACGGCTCCCGGTACGGCGGCGACAAGTCCAGCTGGTCCTGGGCGGGCGGCCTCATCTGGCTCTGCCCGCAGTCACGTTGGGAGTCGCTGACGACGGCCATCAGGGCGAAGGAGTGGCCTTTCGAGGGCTGGACGGGCAACAAACGCGACGCATGGCAGACGCTCACGACCACGGCCCCCGCGCGCCGGGGCGACCGCGCCCTGAGGGTCACGGACCCCTCCCGCCTCCACAAGGGCGACCTGGTGCTGCTGCGCCTCGCGGACGACGCGGACCACACGCTCCTGGAGCACATGGCGGGCGGGGGCGATGGCCCGGAGGCGTACACCTGGGACGACAAGACGAAGCTCACGTCGTACGTCCCCTATGAGTGGCCGGTGCGGATCACTTCGGTAAACAAAAGCACGGTCACCCTGGAGCGGCCGCTTCCGTTGGACGTACGCGAGGAGTGGGGCCCGCGCCTGACGACGCACGTAACGGCACTCACGGGCGCGGGAGTCGAAGCACTGACCCTCGAAGCAGTCGAGAAGCCCCAGTCCCCGCACCTCCTGGACAAGGGCTACAACGGGGTCACGTTCCAGTGCGCGTACGACTGCTGGGCGGACGACATCGTGGTCCGGCACGTGGACAACGGCTTCGGCCTGGTCAGCGCATCGGCCTGCACCCTGCGCCGCACACGTGTCACCGGCCGGGGTGCGCACCACCCGTACTTCTGCCGGGAGGGTTCGCACGACAACCTGACGGAGGACTTCCGCATAGACCGGCGCACGACCCCGGCGCCCTCGGACACCCAGCTCCACGGCATCAACGTAGAGGGCCTGTCCTCCTACAACGTCTGGTCCCGGGGCGAGATGGAGATGGGCACGTTCGACAGCCACAGGGGCATGCCCTTCGCGAACGTCCGCACGGACATCACGGTCGAGAACAACGGCCGCCACGGAGGAGACACCAGCGCGGGCCCCCTCTTCGGAGCCCGCTTCACCCACTGGAACATCCGCGTCACCAACGAGCGGGCGGGCCTGGTAAAGATCGACGGCCTGGCCCCGTACAGCGCCACGGTGGGCATCAACGAGGTCCGCGAGTTCGACCAGATCGACGTACCGGACTTCTCCGGAGACCTGCACGCACGCCTGGAGCTCTACGGCACGACGAACGCGGTACGCCCACGGAACCTGTACGAGGCCCAGCGGGACCTGTAG
- a CDS encoding class I SAM-dependent methyltransferase — protein sequence MASRTPSRPVGTVTRGTTNPNRLRRMDRWIAATHGAELRRSTDPLAVDLGYGAAPWTAVELLLRLRTAAPHARVVGVEIDPARVAAAKPYEREGLSFRHGGFEIPLPGRPTLIRAANVLRQYDEEQVAAVWERLCGRLAPGGLLVEGTCDEIGRRHVWVALGPEGPRTVTFATRLGSLDRPSDLAERLPKALIHRNVPGEPVHAFLRDFDRAWAAAAPYASYGARQRWMRAVRDLAADWPVADRAARWRQGEVTVPWGALAPRQG from the coding sequence ATGGCCTCCCGCACCCCTTCCCGCCCCGTGGGAACGGTGACGCGCGGGACCACCAACCCCAACCGCCTGCGTCGCATGGACCGCTGGATCGCCGCCACGCACGGCGCCGAGCTGCGCCGCTCCACCGATCCCCTCGCCGTCGACCTCGGCTACGGGGCCGCGCCCTGGACCGCCGTCGAGCTGCTCCTGCGGCTGAGAACCGCCGCCCCGCACGCGCGCGTGGTCGGCGTCGAGATCGATCCGGCGCGGGTCGCGGCCGCGAAGCCGTACGAGAGGGAAGGGCTGTCCTTCCGGCACGGCGGCTTCGAGATCCCGCTGCCGGGGAGACCCACGCTGATCCGGGCCGCGAACGTGCTCCGGCAGTACGACGAGGAACAGGTCGCCGCCGTGTGGGAACGCCTGTGCGGGCGGCTCGCGCCCGGTGGGCTGCTCGTGGAGGGGACGTGCGACGAGATCGGGCGGCGGCACGTCTGGGTCGCGCTCGGGCCCGAAGGACCGCGCACGGTGACCTTCGCGACCCGCCTCGGTTCGCTGGACCGGCCGTCCGACCTCGCCGAGCGCCTGCCCAAGGCGCTGATCCACCGGAACGTGCCGGGCGAGCCGGTGCACGCGTTCCTGCGCGACTTCGACCGCGCCTGGGCCGCCGCAGCCCCCTACGCCTCTTACGGCGCGCGGCAGCGGTGGATGCGGGCGGTGCGGGACCTGGCGGCGGACTGGCCGGTTGCGGACCGCGCCGCGCGCTGGCGGCAGGGTGAAGTGACGGTTCCGTGGGGAGCGTTGGCGCCGCGTCAGGGGTGA